In one window of Lynx canadensis isolate LIC74 chromosome B3, mLynCan4.pri.v2, whole genome shotgun sequence DNA:
- the DCAF4 gene encoding DDB1- and CUL4-associated factor 4 isoform X1 yields MHKNNRQNRRRVRRGHQQNPWFRQHGSDERCNTAAQQSPQDSGRADDDEAPSTSSGTAGSSSAPDLPGYYFDPEKKRYFRLLPGHNNCNPLTKESIRHKEMESKRLQLLEEEDKQKKKIARMGFNASSLLQKSKLGFLNATSYCRLAHELRVSCMQRKKVQIQSSDPSALASDRFNLILADTNSDRLFTVNDVKVGGSKYGIISLRGLKTPSLKVHMHENLYFTNRKVNSVCWASLNHLDSHILLCLMGIAETPGCATLLPASLFVSSHPGERPGMLCSFRIPGAWSCAWSLNIQANNCFSTGLSRRVLVTNVVTGHRQSFGTSSDVLAQQFALMAPLLFNGCRSGEIFAIDLRCRNQGKGWKATRLFHDSAVTSVQILQEEQNLMASDMAGTIKLWDLRTTKCIRQYEGHVNEYAYLPLHVHEEEGIVVAVGQDCYTRIWSFHDACLLRTIPSPHPTSKSDIPSVAFSSRLGGFRGAPGLLMAVQQDLYCFSYS; encoded by the exons ATGCATAAAAACAACAGGCAGAATAGAAGACGTGTGCGAAGGGGCCACCAGCAGAACCCTTGGTTCAGACAACACGGTTCTGACGAGAG GTGTAACACAGCGGCACAGCAAAGCCCACAGGATTCTGGCCGTGCCGATGATGACGAGGCCCCATCGACCTCATCTGGCACAGCTGGGAGTTCTTCCGCGCCAG ATCTGCCAGGGTATTACTTTGACCCGGAAAAGAAGCGCTACTTCCGCTTGCTCCCCGGACATAACAATTGCAACCCCCTCACAAAGGAGAGCATCCGGCACAAGGAGATGGAAAGCAAAAGGCTGCAGCTGCTGGAGGAAGAAGACAAGCAGAAAAAG aaaatagcCAGGATGGGCTTTAATGCATCTTCATTGCTCCAAAAAAGCAAGCTGGGTTTTCTCAATGCCACCAGTTATTGCCG tTTAGCTCATGAGCTGCGAGTGAGCTGCATGCAGAGGAAAAAGGTCCAGATTCAGAGCTCGGATCCCTCCGCTTTGGCAAGCGACCGATTTAACCTCATACTG GCCGATACCAACAGTGACCGGCTCTTCACGGTGAATGATGTCAAAGTCGGAGGCTCCAAGTATGGCATCATCAGCCTGCGTGGTCTGAAGACCCCCTCGCTCAAGGTGCATATGCACGAAAACCTCTACTTCACCAACCGGAAG GTGAACTCTGTGTGCTGGGCCTCGCTGAATCACTTGGATTCCCACATTCT GCTGTGCCTCATGGGAATCGCAGAGACTCCAGGCTGTGCCACCCTGCTCCCAGCATCGCTGTTTGTCAGTAGTCACCCAG GAGAACGGCCCGGCATGCTCTGCAGTTTCCGGATCCCTGGGGCCTGGTCCTGTGCATGGTCCCTGAACATCCAGGCAAATAACTGCTTCAGTACAG GCTTGTCTCGGCGAGTCCTAGTGACCAACGTGGTGACAGGACACCGGCAGTCATTTGGGACCAGCAGCGATGTCTTGGCCCAGCAGTTTGCTCTCATG GCTCCTTTGCTGTTTAATGGCTGTCGTTCTGGGGAGATCTTTGCCATTGATCTGCGTTGTCGAAATCAGGGCAAGGGCTGGAAGGCCACCCGCCTGTTCCACGACTCAGCAGTGACCTCTGTGCAGATCCTCCAAGAAGAGCAAAACCTGATGGCATCTGACATGGCGGGAACG ATCAAGCTGTGGGACCTGAGAACCACTAAGTGTATAAGGCAATACGAAGGTCACGTGAACGAGTACGCCTACCTGCCCCTGCACGTGCATGAGGAAGAAGGCATCGTGGTAGCAG TGGGCCAGGACTGCTACACGAGAATCTGGAGCTTCCATGATGCCTGCCTGCTGAGAACCATAccttccccacaccccacctccaAGTCTGACATCCCCAGTGTGGCCTTCTCGTCTCGGCTCGGGGGCTTCCGGGGAGCCCCAGGGTTGCTCATGGCCGTCCAGCAGGACCTTTACTGTTTCTCCTACAGCTAA
- the DCAF4 gene encoding DDB1- and CUL4-associated factor 4 isoform X2, whose product MHENLYFTNRKVNSVCWASLNHLDSHILLCLMGIAETPGCATLLPASLFVSSHPGERPGMLCSFRIPGAWSCAWSLNIQANNCFSTGLSRRVLVTNVVTGHRQSFGTSSDVLAQQFALMAPLLFNGCRSGEIFAIDLRCRNQGKGWKATRLFHDSAVTSVQILQEEQNLMASDMAGTIKLWDLRTTKCIRQYEGHVNEYAYLPLHVHEEEGIVVAVGQDCYTRIWSFHDACLLRTIPSPHPTSKSDIPSVAFSSRLGGFRGAPGLLMAVQQDLYCFSYS is encoded by the exons ATGCACGAAAACCTCTACTTCACCAACCGGAAG GTGAACTCTGTGTGCTGGGCCTCGCTGAATCACTTGGATTCCCACATTCT GCTGTGCCTCATGGGAATCGCAGAGACTCCAGGCTGTGCCACCCTGCTCCCAGCATCGCTGTTTGTCAGTAGTCACCCAG GAGAACGGCCCGGCATGCTCTGCAGTTTCCGGATCCCTGGGGCCTGGTCCTGTGCATGGTCCCTGAACATCCAGGCAAATAACTGCTTCAGTACAG GCTTGTCTCGGCGAGTCCTAGTGACCAACGTGGTGACAGGACACCGGCAGTCATTTGGGACCAGCAGCGATGTCTTGGCCCAGCAGTTTGCTCTCATG GCTCCTTTGCTGTTTAATGGCTGTCGTTCTGGGGAGATCTTTGCCATTGATCTGCGTTGTCGAAATCAGGGCAAGGGCTGGAAGGCCACCCGCCTGTTCCACGACTCAGCAGTGACCTCTGTGCAGATCCTCCAAGAAGAGCAAAACCTGATGGCATCTGACATGGCGGGAACG ATCAAGCTGTGGGACCTGAGAACCACTAAGTGTATAAGGCAATACGAAGGTCACGTGAACGAGTACGCCTACCTGCCCCTGCACGTGCATGAGGAAGAAGGCATCGTGGTAGCAG TGGGCCAGGACTGCTACACGAGAATCTGGAGCTTCCATGATGCCTGCCTGCTGAGAACCATAccttccccacaccccacctccaAGTCTGACATCCCCAGTGTGGCCTTCTCGTCTCGGCTCGGGGGCTTCCGGGGAGCCCCAGGGTTGCTCATGGCCGTCCAGCAGGACCTTTACTGTTTCTCCTACAGCTAA